A stretch of Lathyrus oleraceus cultivar Zhongwan6 chromosome 6, CAAS_Psat_ZW6_1.0, whole genome shotgun sequence DNA encodes these proteins:
- the LOC127092668 gene encoding thioredoxin domain-containing protein 9 homolog, whose product MDRGKIEEVIEKQVLTVVQAVEDKIDEEIAALERLDDDDLEVLRERRLQQMKKMSEKRSRWISLGHGEYTEIPSEKDFFSIVKASERVVCHFFRENWPCKVVDKHLSLLAKQHIETRFVKINAEKSPFLAERLKIIVLPTIALIKNTKVDDYVVGFDQLGGTDDFSTEVLEERLAKAQVIFLEGESSMNRAKSTAQTKRSVRQGTHADSSDSE is encoded by the exons ATGGACCGAGGAAAGATCGAAGAGGTGATCGAGAAACAAGTACTGACGGTTGTGCAGGCCGTCGAGGACAAGATCGACGAAGAGATCGCCGCCCTCGAACGCCTCGACGATGACGATCTCGAAGTCCTTAGGGAACGCAGGCTGCAACAAATGAAGAAAATGTCGGAGAAGCGTAGCCGTTGGATCTCCCTCGGACATGGCGAATATACCGAGATTCCTTCCGAGAAAGACTTCTTCTCCATCGTCAAGGCCAGCGAACGCGTTGTCTGTCACTTCTTCCGCGAAAATTGGCCCTGCAAG GTTGTGGACAAGCATTTAAGTTTGTTGGCGAAGCAGCATATCGAGACCCGGTTTGTGAAAATTAATGCTGAAAAAAGTCCATTTTTAGCTGAGAGGCTCAAGATCATTGTTCTTCCTACTATTGCCCTCATAAAGAATACCAAAGTGGACGATTATGTG GTGGGGTTTGACCAACTCGGTGGTACTGATGACTTTAGCACAGAGGTTTTGGAAGAAAGATTGGCTAAAGCTCAAGTCATCTTTTTGGAGGGTGAATCATCAATGAACCGTGCAAAGTCCACTGCGCAAACCAAAAGAAGTGTTCGGCAGGGCACACATGCAGACTCATCAGATTCAGAGTAA